The sequence GCTGACCCGTGCGCGGGTGGTAAAAAAGCGCTCGGCGGTGCGTTCGGCGTCGCGCCAATACCCCAGTGCCAGCCCCACGCCGCCGATCATCAGCTCGCCCGGTACATGGTCGGGGGTGGGATTGAGCGAGGCATCGAGCACATACAACTGCTGGTGCGTCATGGCCTGCCCGTAAGGAATGCTGCTCCAGTGCGGGTCGAGGGCCTGCACCTCATACAGCACCGACCAGATCGAGGCCTCGGTGGCCCCGCCCAGACTGACCACCCGCGCCGCAGGAAGTTCGCGCAGCACGCGGCTCATCAGGGGCAGAGGAATCCAGTCGCCACTCAGCAGGATGAGGCGCAGACGGGCGAGCACTGCCGAGCCGGGCACCACGTCCAGCAGCAGACCCAGCAGGGCCGGAACCGAGTTCCAGACGGTAACGCCGTGCGCCTGAACCAGCGCCAGCCAGTGCCGGGGATCGCGCCGCCCGGCATGATCGGGCAGCACCAGTGTCGCGCCCGCCGCCAGCGTCCCGAACACGTCATAGACCGACAGATCGAAGGTCAGCGCCGAAACGCCCAGCACCACGTCCCCGGCACCCACGCCGTAGCGGGCATTCACGTCCAGCACGGTATTGACCGCGCCCCGGTGATCGATCATCACGCCTTTTGGCAGACCGGTCGAACCAGACGTGTAGATGACGTAGGCGAGATCGGTCGGCTGCACCGGGTGGGCGAGAACGGGCGCAGCAGCGGGCAAAAAAGCGTCTTCGATGCTCAGCAGGTGCGCCGATGCTGGCAGCAGGCGCGTCAGGGTGTCGTGCAGATGGGGGTGGGCGCGGCGGGGATGCGTCAGGACGGTGGTCGCGCCGCTCGTTTCCAGCAGCAGCTTCAGGCGCTCCGCCGGAACATCCGGATCGATGGGCAGATACGCTCCCCCGGCCCGCAGCACACCCAGCACCGCCACCACACCTTCCCAGCCGCGCTCCAGCACCACCGCCACCACCGCTGCCCGCTGCACCTCCAGCGTCGCCGCCAGCGCTGCCGAACGCTGCTCCAGCTCGTGATAGGTCAGGGTTCTGCCGCCCGCCTTCAGTGCGGCAGCCGTGGGCTGCTGCCTGGCGCGGTCTTCAAACAGGCTGTGCAGCGTGGCCGAACTGGTCAAGGGGTCATGGGTCGGCGGCGTCAGCGGCGTCGGCGCAGCTTGCGGCACGGGGGCCAGGGCGTGCTGGGTGGCGGCCCAGATGCGCGGGTCGCTGCACAGCGCGTTCAGCAGCGCCACGTTCGCCGCGAACATCTCATCGAGCAGGCCCGGCGGATACAGGCCATCCCGCGTGTCCCACTGCATGATCAGGCTGCCGCCCTGCTCGTACACCTGATGGTCGAGCGAGACCTGCGGCGTCTGCGACAGGCCGTAGACCACCTGTACGGGCAGAACGGGCGTGAAACTGTCGCCCGCCTCCAGACCGCCCGCCAGATGACTGGTAAAGACCACCGGACGCAGCGCCCGGGCCGCACCGTGCAGCCGCGCCAGTTCGCGCTGAACGCGCACGCCGCTCAGGGCGCGGTGTTCCAGATCAGCAAAGAGCTGCTGCTGAAGACGCGAAACGCGGGCCGTGAAAGGTTCGGTGGGCGTCAGGTCGCATTCCAGCAGCACGGTACTGGTGAAGTCTCCGACGAGGGCTGGCACCGCCGGATGCAGCGGCAGGCGGTTGAACACCGTCAGATTGAGTGTAAAGTGCCGCTCGCCGCTCCAGCTCGCCAACACCTGCGAGAACGCCCCCAGCAGCACGGCGGCGGGCGTCAGGCCATGCGCCGCCGCCTGCGCCTTCAGCCGCTTCCAGTGCTCGGGGGACAGCTCGGCTCGGCGGCGCGTGAAGGTCTGGGTGTCCTGCTCCGGCGATGGACGGCGCAGCGGCAGCGGGGGCGCGGGGGCAGCTCTTCGGTGCGGGCGAACCAGTACGCCTGAGCCTGCTGCTCGGTGTCGGAACCGCGCAGCCCCGCCTGAGCACTCAGGTAGTCGCGGAAGGTGATGGGCAGCGGCGGCAGAGTCAGGTCGGGATCGGCGTAGAAGCGGAACCACTCCTCCAGCACGATCTGAAAGCTGCGGAGATCGAGAATCAGCATGTCGAAACTGATGCATACCCGGCTCAGCCCGTCCTGAAGGCGGAACACCTGCGCCGCGAACATCGGCCACACCGCCGGGTCGTACACGCGGGCCTGCATCGCCTCGCGGCTGTGCTGAAGTGCCCCTTCCTGCTGCTCCGCCGACAGGCCGCGCAGATCGCCCTCCGCGATTTCATACGCTGGCACGTGTTCGAGCACCTGCTGACGACCATCCGGGCGCACCACCATTCGCAGCAGGTCGTGGCGCTGCACCACCTGCCCCCATGCCCGGCTCATGCGGGCCGTGTCGGTGATCGGCAGGTCGAATTCGCTGTAGATGTGCGCCCCGACGCCGCCGAGTTCCAGCGTGTCGCTGCGTCCGATCCAGTAGGCGTGCTGGATGTCGGTGAGCGCAAACGGCTCGAAGCGCTGCGCCGGATCGGGCGTCAGCCGTGGCAGCGCTTCAGGAATAGGAGCGGACGACGCTGGCGTCTGTTCGGCCAGTTTGCCGCGCTCGCGCAGCAGCCGCAGCAGCAGCGCCCGCTTTTCGTCGGGGCTGAGAGCAGCGGTCGATGGAGTCGTGGTCGTCACGCGCCACCTGAGGCGGGGGGTGTGGCTTCCTTGCTCAGCAGCTCTGCCAGCAGCGCGTCGAGTTGATCCTCCCGCAGTGCAGCGAGTTGATCTTCGCGCAGACTCTCCACCGGGGGCGCGAGATCAGCTGGGACGCGGTGGAGCGCTTCCGGCTGGCTGCTCTCCGGTGCGCCCGCCGTCAATTCCAGACCCTCCAGCACGAAGTCGGTGAGGCCGCGCAGCGTCACGCCGCCCACGAACTTCATCGGCGGAATCTTGACGCCCGTTTCCGCCTGAATCTGCCCGCCCAGTTCGACGGCCATCAGCGAATCCACCCCCATCTTCATGATCGCCTGATCGGGGTCGAGCTTGCCGGGCGAGGTGCCCAGGATGCGGGCCAGCTGCTCGGCCAGTCGGTGCAACAGGAGGGCCTGACGCTCTTCCTCGCCCAGCAGCCGCAGCGTTTCTACAAAATCGGCGGCACTGCCCTGACCCGCCCCGGCGTCGGCACTTTCTGCGCCCAGCAGACCCGCCAGACGCGGCGGCAAGGCCACTCCCCGCGCCGAGGCCAGTGCAGGCCAGCGAACATCGGCCACGCCAACGCCCGCAACAGGAGCAGACAGCAACGCTTCGAGCGCCGCGAGCAGCCGCGTGACCGGCACAGGCGGCACGCCCGCCGCTTCCAGCCGCGCCGCCACCCCGGTTTCCTGGGCCAGATAGCCCACGCCCTGCACCGCGCCCCAGTTGACGCTCAGGGCGGGCAGACCCAGCCCCCGGCGATGGCCCGCCAGCGCATCGAGGAAGGTGTTGGCAGCGGCGTAGTTGGCCTGACCCGGATTGCCCAGCAGGGCGCTCACCGACGAAAAGCAGACGAAGAAGTCCAGAGGGTCGTTCAGCGTCAGGGTGTGCAGGTTCCAGCCGCCCAGCACCTTTGGCCGGGTCACGCGGGCGAGGCGTTCGGGCGTGAGACCCTCCAGCAGCACATCATCGATGACCATCGCGGCGTGAAAAACGCCCAGCAGCGGCGCAGCGGCACGCAGACCGTTCAGTACGGCTTCCAGCGTTGCCGTCTCGCTGATGTCGGCGCGTTCCACCCGCACTTCGGCCCCTGCTGCCCGCAGAGCTTCGACCTGTGCCTGCGCCCCGGCGCTGCCCTCACTGCGCCCCAGCAGCGCCAGCCGCCGCGCTCCGTGCTGCACCAGCCACTGCGCCAGCGCCAGCCCGAAGCCGCCCAGCCCGCCGGAAATGACGTAAAACCCGTCCGGGCGCAGTGTCAGCGGTGGCGGTTCGCGCAGCACGTTCGGCAGCTCCGGCACGTCCGGGCCTGCCAGTCCTTCCATGCTCAGCACCACCTTGCCGGTATGCCGCGCCTGGGCCATAAAGCGGAAGGCACTCAGCGCCTCGCGGAAGGGAAAAACCCGGTACGTCAGGGGCGCGAGTTCGCCGCTTTCGAACAGACCCATGACCTCGGAGAGCAGCCGCCGCATCTGCGCGGGCCGGTCCACCCACATCCGGTCCAGATCGACGGCGAAATACGAGAGGTTGTTGCGAAATGGCCCCAGATCGAGCGGGCTGTTGGCGTAGATGTCGCGTTTGCCGATCTCGACGAATCTGCCGTAGGGTCTGAGCACCGCCAGACTGCGCCCGATGGCGTCGCCCGACAGCGAGTTCAGCACGATGTCCACGCCCCTGCCTTCCGTGAGGGCCAGCAGGTCTTCGGCAAAGTTCAGGGTGCGCGAATCGAGCACGTGCGCGACGCCCAGCGAGTGCAGCAACTCGCGCTTTTCGGGCGTTCCGGCGGTGGCGAAGATGGTGGCCCCGGCCCGCTGCGCCAGTGCAATCGCTGCCAGCCCGACGCCGCCCGCCGCCGCATGAATCAGCACGCTGTCTTCCGGCCCCATCTGCGCCAGGGTGTGCAGCGCGTAATACGCGGTCATGAAGGCGATGGGAATGGCCGACAGCGCCTCGTGCCCGATGTTTGCCGGAGCGGGCACGGCGAAGGTGGCCGGAACCGTCAGATACGTGCTGAGCGCGTCTTTTGCACAGATCACCACGCTGTCGCCCGGCTGCACGTTGCTCACGCCCTCGCCCACGCGCACCACCTCGCCCGCCGCTTCCATGCCGTAGGCGCGGCCGGTGTAGCCGCCTTCCAGCGCCTCGCCCGGCAGCATGCCCATCGCCAGCATGATGTCCTTGAAGTTGAGCGCAGCGGCCTGCACCCGGATCTCGACTTCTCCGGCACCCGGCGCTCGGCGCGGCACTTCCAGAAAGCCCAGACTGCCCAGCACGCCGGGACGCGGCACCGTCAGCCGGTAGGCGTTGCCCTGCCCGTCCGGAGAAGCGGGCGCCAGCTCGGCCAGCGTGGCACGCGTCAGACGGTGAACGAATCTGGTGTTCCGGCGCAGCGCCACTTCGGTTTCGGGGCTGGCGGCCAGCAGCTCGGCGCTCAGCGCGGCCAGCAAGTCAGCCGTCGGGGCGTGTGGATCGAGGTCGAGACAACGCGGCGAGAACGCCGGATACTCCACCCCGACGACCCGTGCCAGCCCCCACAGCTCGGCGGCCAGCGGGCTGGTCAGATCGGGCCCCACCACCGCCTGAGCGCCCCGCGTGATGATCCATAGCGCCGGGGCTGCATCCGGCGAGCCGCTGTCCTGGCGGGCCAGCGCCTGCACCAGCGCCAGCAGTCTGTGTGCGCCGCTTTCCTCGGCGTCCAGCAGTTCAGCCGGGCCAGCATTCTGCGGCAGGGCCAGCGTACAGGCAAACACCACACCCGTCAGCGGGGTCTCGGCGCTCAGCTCGGCCAGCAGCGCCTCTGCCTGGGCAGGATCGGGGGCCAGCGTCACCCGCTGCTGCCGGAGTGTCAGCTCGGCCTGCACGCTGGCGGCAAACCCGGCGTCGTCGGCAACGAGCAGCCAGTGGCCCGGTGCTGTTGCCGGGAGTTCTGAGACGGGCGCAGCAGGCGCGGCAGCCGACGTGCGACCCCAGAGCAGGGCGTGGGTGTTCAGTTCTGCTTCGGGGACGGCGGGCAGGGTGTTCAGGTCTTGCAGGCCAGCGGCACTCGCCCACGCTTCCAGCGGCACCACCGCCTGTTCCAGTTCGGGCAGCAGGCGCGTCCAGGCGGGAACGCGGGTGGTGTATTCCAGCGCCAGCACCCCGCCGGGCGACAACAGCGCACTCAGCCGGGTCAGTTCATCCGGGCTGCTCACGGCGTCCACGCCCAGAATCAGGTCGAAGGTCTGTCCATCCCAGCCCTGCGCCGCCGGGTCCTGCGCCAGCGTCAGCGCACGAACGGCAGGCAGCTGCTGGGCGGGCAGGCCCAGCCGCGCCACCGCCTCTTCCAGCTGCTCGGCGTCAGGGTCGGCCAGCGTCCAGCTCAGTTCAGGCCGGACGAGCAGGCCCCAGAGATGCTGACTCAGACCGCCCGCCAGCGCCCCGACTTCCAGCACCCGCAGCTCTGTTCCGCCGTCTGCCAGCCGCCCTACCAGACCGCGCAGCAGGGCATGGACGCCGCGAACATCCGGCGACGCGTGCCGCAGATGGCCGTGCAGCGCGGGCGAAACAGCTGCCCGTTCGCCGCGCAGCCGCCCGGTCAGGCTGGACCCCGCCTGCGCCAGCAGATGCAGCTCGGCCTGATGTCCGGGAAACCGCGCCCACAGCGAGCGCCACAGCGCCCCGGCTTCGGCACGCGGATTCGCAGCGGGTTCGCCAGCCACCGCGAGTTCACGCACCGTTTCCAGCAGGTCGGCGGCCTGAACGCTCTCCAGCTCCAGCAGCGCCGCCTGAGCGTACAGCCCCGCCAGCCGCGCACTCAGACGCTCGAAGTCGGCGCGGTCTGCGGGGGTGCCGGTGCGCGTCAGCAGGTCGTCCCGGATCGCCAGCAGCTCCTGCGGAGCGGGCAACGTCGTCCACAGGGGCGCTGCCGCTACAGACAGCGACCGGGCCTCCCAGCGGTCCTGATACAGCAGGCTGTCCAGCCCCGCGCCCGCTGCGTCGATGGCCTGACAGTGCAGGCCACTCACCTCCGCGAACACCTCGCCCTCGGCGCTCAGCAGCACGATATCGCCGCTCACGCGCCCGCCCTCCCAGTGCGTCAGCCGGGCATGGGCGTACAGTTCGCCGTGTGGCACGCCATAAAAGCTCAGGTCACGGATCTGCACCGGCAGATACAGGCGGTCCTCCTGCACCTGCGGCAGTGTAGACACCGCGCCCAGCAGCAGCTGAAAACAGGCATCCAGCACAGAGGGCGGCAGCAGCGTCCCGTCCTGATGGTGCGGTTTCAGCGCTCCCAGGGCGGTTCCCTGCCCGGTCCACAGGCGCTCGATGCCCTGAAAAGCGGGGCCGTATTGCAGGCCCAGCGCAGAAAAGCGGGCGTAGAACTCCGCGAGGTTGACGGGTAGCGAACAGTCGGCCTTCAGCGTGTGCAGGTGCTGCGCTGCCGGGCGCTGGCCTCCCAGCCGCCGCAGCGTGCCCTGTGCGTGCAGCGTCCACGCCCCGTCCTCCTGAGCGGCCAGGTCGGTGGGCGCGGCGCTGTAGACGCGCAGACCGTGCCGCGTATCCAGCGTCGTCTGAAGAATTCGGCTGTTCGGGGGCGGCAGCACCAGCGCTTCCACGAAGTTCAGATCGTGCAGCACGCATCCGGTCTCGCCGTCCTCGCCAGTCTCGCGGGCCGCTGCCAGCGCCAGTTCCACGTAGGCCGCGCCCGGAAAGACCACCGCGCCCTGCACCACATGGTCCTTCAGGCCCGGCAGAGAAAAAGCGTCCAGCACGTTTTCCCATACCGGAGCGGGCAGGCCCAGCCGCTCACCGAGCAGCGGGTGAACCTTCAGACCCAGCCGCTCGCGCTGCGCCTGCGGCGTCTCGTTCCAGTAGCGCTCGTGCTGCCAGGGATAGCGCGGCAGCGGCAGGCGCTCGGCGGCGGCGTGAATTCTGGTCCAGTCGAGCGGCTGCCCCAGGGTATACAGGCGGCCCAGCGACCCCAGCATGATCGTGCGTTCGCGCTCGCGGCGGCGCAACGACGGCAGCGCCACGCTCTGCGTTCTGGCCTGAGCCGCCGGGGCACCGGCAATACAGCGGGCCATACTCTGAGACAGCACCGGATGAGCGCTGACTTCCAGAAATACGTGCGGCCCACCGCTGAGAATCTGGCGCATGGCGGGCGCGAACTGCACCGACTGGCGGATATTGCGCCACCAGTAATTCACATCCAGCTCGGCTCCCTCGACCAGAAGGCCGGTCACGGTGGACACCATCGGAATGGTCGGCGCACGCGGAATCAGGCCCTGCATGCCCTCGTAGAAGGCGGCGCGAATCTGATCCATGACCGGGCTGTGAAACGGCACCTCGACTTTCAGAAAGCTGTTGAAGGTGTCCTGGGCGTCGAGCTGAGCCGCGACGCGCTCCAGACTCGCGGTATCGCCCGCCAGCGTGATGTCGCTGCTGCTGTTGACAGCGGCGATGGAGATGCGCCCCGCCTCGCCCGCCACCAGTTCCTCGGCGCGGGAAAGCGGCACATCGGCAGCCAGCATGCGGCCCTGGCCCGCCGTCAGGTGTTGCAGGTGGCTGCGCTGATAGATCAGGTGGACAGCGTCCGGCAGGCTCAGAGCGCCCGCCACGTGCGCCGCCGCCGCCTCTCCCAGACTGTGCCCCACGATCACGTCGGGCACAATGCCCCAACTGGCCCACAGCCGCGCCAGGGCAACCTGCACCGCGAACAGCGCAGGCTGGGCGATGAACGTCTCGTCAATGCGTGAGGCGTCTTCCGGGGCATTCAGCTCTGCCAGCAGCGACCAGCCGGTATACGGCGTCAGGAGCGCGTCGATCTCGTCGAGAGCAGCCCGGAAGACCGGTTCCTGGGCGTACAGTTCGCGGCCCATGCCGAACCACTGCGGTCCCATGCCGGAAAAGACGAAGGCCAGCGGCAACCCCGTGGCTGCGTTGCCTTCGTGCGCGAGGATGCGGCCCTGCGCCATGCCGGGACGGTGTTCGTCTGCCAGAAACGCTTCGAGGGCGTCGTTCAGCTCGGTCACGGTGCCCGCTGCCAGACTCAGCCGAAACGGGTAATGGTCGCGGTGTCTGCCCAGGCTGTAGGCCAGCGCGGACAGATTCATCTCCGGGTGATCGTCCAGATCGTGAAGCTGGGCCGCTGCCACCGCTCTGAGCGCCTGCTGGCTGTGCGCCGAGAACACGAAGAGCTGTGGCCCGGACTGCACGGCAGCAGGTTCGGCCTGCCTGTGCTCGGGCGCGGCGTCGAGCACCACATGGGCGTTCGTGCCGCCGAATCCGAAGGAATTGATGCCGGTCAGAAAGGAACGCGAGCCGTCGGGCTCGGTGGGCCAGGGCTGCTGCCCGACTGCCACCCGCAGCCCATAACGCTCGAAGGGAATCGCCGGGTTAGGAGCGTCGAAGTGCAGATTGCCGGGAATCTCGCCGTGCTGGATGCTGAGCGCCGCCTTGATGAGGCCCGCCATTCCCGACGCCGCTTCGAGGTGGCCCATGTTGCTCTTGACCGAGCCGATCAGACACTCGCTGCCCTGGCCCGCGTGGTAGGTGGAGCGCAGCACGCTGCCCAGCGCATTGACCTCGATGGGATCGCCCGCCGCCGTGCCGGTCCCGTGGGCCTCGACATAGCGCACCTTCGCCGGATCGAGACCCGCGCCCGCATAGATGCTCGCCAGCAGCGCCGCCTGCGCCTCGCCGTTGGGCAGCGCGATGCCGCCGGTTCGCCCGTCCTGATTCAGATCGGCGGCGCGGATCACGGCATAGATGCGGTCGCCGTCGGCCTGGGCGCGGCTCAGCGGCTTCAGCACCACCACGCCGACGCCTTCGGAGCGCACATACCCGCTGGCATCGGCATCAAAACTCCGGCAGCGGCCCGCAGGCGACAGCATCTGCGATTTGGCGAATCCCATGGTGTTTTCAGGCCGCAGCATCAGGTTGGCCGCCCCGCTCAGGGCCACGCCGCACTCGCCGTTCCAGATGGCCTTGCACGCCATGCTGACCGCCACCAGCGACGAGCTGCACGCGGTATCGACGATGAAGCTGGGGCCGTGAAAATCGTAGTGGTACGAGATGCGGTTGGCGGCGATGCAGCTTCCAACCCCCAGATTGGTGAAGGGATCGATGGACTGGCGGGCACTGGCCGCCGTCTGAATGCCCGCGTAATCGCAGGTGGACAGCCCCACGAACACCCCGGTATCGCTGCCCGCGAGGGTGCTGGGCGGCAGTCCGGCATCCTGAAACGCCTCGTCGGCGACCTCCAGCAGCAGGCGTTGCTGGGGGTCCATGCGGGCCGCCTCACGCGGCGAGATGCCGAAAAACGGGGCGTCGAACTGGTCGATATCGCGGATGAAGCCGCCCCAGCGGGCATACATCCGGCCCGGCGCGTGGTGGTCGGGATGAAAGTATGCATCGACCAGCCAGCGGTTGGCAGGTACCTCGGTCACGGCATCGGCACCGCTTTTCAGGAACTGCCAGTAGCTCTGCGGGTCACTCGACTCGCCGGGAAAGCGGCAGCCGATGCCGATAATGGCGATGGGTTCACGGGCGCTGAAGTCGTGGGCGCTGGGTTCACTGACACTGGCAGGTTCGTGGATGGACTTCACGGAACACCTCAGATGGAAGAGAACGAAAAGTGCTGATCAGTCGGCGGCGAGCTGATCGGCGGCAGGTTGGCCGCGACCCGGCAGCGCGGGGCAGGGCGGCTGGGCATCCGGCGTCCAGTCGAGCAGTTCGGGGGTCAGCGGCGCGGCGGCAGCCTGCACCACCAGCGCGGCCTGATAGCCGTCCTGCACGCTCAGCAGGCGACCCTGCCACCGAGCGGTATCGTGGGGCGCGGCCTGCTCGACACAGACCTCACGGCCCTGAATGCCGAGTGACACGTGCTCAGGCGGCAGCGAGAACCCGCAGCCGAGCGCCTTCAGATACGCTTCTTTGGCTGTCCAGAGCTGAAAGAAGGCCGCCTGCTGAGCCGCGGCGGGCAGCCGTTCCAGCACCCCCCGTTCGGCCCGCGTATACACCTGCGCCGCCACGCCGCGCCACTGCAACTCGCGCACCCGCTCGACATCGGTACCGACCTCGCGGCCACGCGCCACGGCAAGCAGCGCCACCGTACCCGAGTGACTGAGATTGAAGCGCAGATCGTGCGGGTTCTGTGCGGGGGCAATCAGCGGTTTGCCGTGTGGCCCGGCCCCGAACTGCACCTCTGCGGGCGACAGACCGAGCAGAGGCGCGAGCACCTGACGCTTCATCAGGGCGGCGGCCAGAAACAGGTGGCGGCTCTGAAGATCGATCAACCGGGCTGCCCGCGCATGTTCCTGTGGCGACAGGCACCGATAGGCGCTGCGTGCCGTCGTCAGAGCCGCGAGCTGGCAGCGCCACACCCTCACGCCTGCCCCGGCGTCTGTCTGCTGCCTCGTCTGCGGCAAGGTCCAGCGCTCCGTGTCCTCCACTTCGCCTCCCTGATGCACCAACGCTGAGGTGTGCCAAGATTCTCTGGATACCGGGTACAGCTGACCGGAGACACTTCAGACAGCGCTCAGAGGAGGAATACAACAGCAGACGGCAGAAAAAAGCTCTGAAGATGTCTTCAGAATTGTAACATGTTCATAATTTTTCACGTTCTGGCGGAGCTGAAAACAGCCGCTGCCCGGCACCCTCGCGCAGTGCCGGGAGCAGGGCAGCGGGTGCCGGTCAGCAATCAACTGGAGGCTATTTCATGTTCATCGGCATGGAGTCCATGTTCGCCGGATCGCCGGGAGCCGGAGTCGTGGACGAAGGCAGGCCTGCCGGAACCGCCGCGCCGCGCTGCTTCAGCATTCCGGCGATCAACGAAATCTCGGCGGTCTGGCTCTGGACAATGGCGCGGGCCAGCGTCTGCACCTGCGGCACGCCCGACTTCAGACCGTCCTGAGCCATCTGGACGCCGCCCCGGTGATGCTGAATCATCAGTTCGAGGTACTCGGTCTCGGCCTGTTTCGCGCTCAGGGTATCGAGCGAACGCACCTGCGCCTCTGTCGCCATGCCCATCGCCACACGGTTCATGCCCGCCATCGGCGCGTCGCGGCCCGAGAAGGGCAGCCCCCAGATATCGAGCCAGCCGCCCATCTGCCCGATCTGTGCTTCCTGCGTCACCGCGATATCCTGCGCCAGCAGACGCACCGGAGCCGACACCGGGCGCTCCAGAATGTGCATGCTCAGTTCGACCGCCTGCGCGTGGTGCAGCCGCATATCACGGGCGAAGCGCACTGCCAGGCTCCCTTCCTGCGGCGGCCTGACCGAGATCCACAGCCCCCACCCGGCCAGACCCAGCACCACCACCAGCGCGGCCAGCACGGCGCGAACGGCCTTCACTGCGTGGTGGTGGTCGCGTATGGCCCGTCACAGGCCGCGCCGCGCTCCGGCGCACTCTCGCCCTGCTCGTACTTCGCCAGAAAGTCTTTCAGCGCGGGGTCGTCGGCAGATTTCAGCGTGAGCTGGGCATTCCACGCGCTCGCCATGATCGGCGCAGGCTGATTCTCGTAGGGCGACATCAGGATGTAGCTGCGGCCCTGCACGGCAGCCGTCAGCTTGGCGATATCGGCGGCAGAGGTGCCCGGCTTGTAGGTGACCCAGACCGCGCCGTGTTCCATGCTGTGCACGGCGTACTGGTCGTAGAGCGGCTTGTCGTAGATGCCGCACTGCTGCCAGCGCGGATTGTGCGGCCCACCCACCGGGGGATGCTCCTTGTACGTGATCTGCCCTTCCTGGTGGACGCCACCCGTGTAATTGAAGGTCTGAACCCCGGAGGCGTCGGTGCTGTTTTTGGTACAGGCCGCCAGCAGCAGCGGCGCGGCGATGGCAAGGCAGAGAAGTCGCTTCATCGCCTCCATCATGACAAATCGGAGGCAGTCAGGTGTCCTGCGCCGCCAGACAGCCGCGCTTGCATCCTGAGCGCGGGGCGTGTACACTCCTCGTCCAGAACCTCGCGAGCCTCAGCCCCCTCCAGCGTGAGCGGCTCTCCCCAACGGCTGAAGATTGAGATAAAACGGCGATGACGCTTCACCTGCCTTGAGCGGCCTGCTCGGCACCCCTGTTCCGTCCCCGGTCATCCGTGTTCATCGGCCCGTTTCAGCCGATCCTTCAAGTCTGCGGCCAGCTTGCGCCAAGGCCGCACTGCTCATGTTCAACTGCCAACTCTGTGGCCGCACCGTGCCGCCACACACCCCGGTCCACCGCATCGTGCTGGAAATCCGCCCCCGGTCCTATCCACCCCGCGAGAAGATCTATTCCCCCATTCCCGCCGAAAGTGCGAAGGGCAGACGCGGCAAGCACAGGGCGAAAAAGACCCGCTCTTCCCGGCTCAAACGAGACGATCCCGGCGGCCAGGGCTCCGAGATCGTGCGTGAAGTACTGAGTTGTCCTGAATGTGCGCTGAGCTCTCGACCCTGAGCGGCTGCACAGGCCCTGGCCGACAGCTCAGCGCCGATGGGTTATCGGGGCAACACCGACGCGCCCATCAGGAAGCTGTCGACCGCCCGCGCTGCCTGCCGCCCCTCCCGGATGGCCCAGACCACCAGGGATTGCCCGCGCCGCATGTCGCCTGCCGCGAATACGCCCGGGACGTTGGTGACGTAGCCGCTGCCTTCATCGGTGCCCGCCTGAGCGTTGCCGCGTCCGTCTTTCTGCACTCCGAACTTCTCCAGAATGCTGCCGATCGGACTCATGAAACCCATCGCCAGCAGCACCAGATCGGCAGGCAACACCTCTTCCGTGCCGTCCACCTCGACCATCTTGCCGCCTTCCCACTGCACGCGCACGGTGCGAATGCCGGTCAGTTTGCCGTTTTCGCCAATAAATTCGCGGGTTGCAATCGCGAACTGACGCTGGCCGCCTTCCTCGTGGCTGCTGCTGGTCCGCAGGCGGTAGGGCCAGTACGGCCAGCTCAGCGGCTTGTATTCGCTCTCAGGCGGCATCGGCATCAGTTCGAACTGCGTCACGCTCCGGGCACCCTGACGGTGGCTGGTGCCCATGCAATCGCTGCCGGTGTCGCCGCCGCCGATCACGATCACATCCTTGCCGGTTGCCAGAATCTGCCCGTCACCCTTCCAGCCGTGATTGACACGGTTCTGCTGCGGCAGGAACTCCATCGCA is a genomic window of Deinococcus sp. KNUC1210 containing:
- a CDS encoding 4'-phosphopantetheinyl transferase superfamily protein; protein product: MEDTERWTLPQTRQQTDAGAGVRVWRCQLAALTTARSAYRCLSPQEHARAARLIDLQSRHLFLAAALMKRQVLAPLLGLSPAEVQFGAGPHGKPLIAPAQNPHDLRFNLSHSGTVALLAVARGREVGTDVERVRELQWRGVAAQVYTRAERGVLERLPAAAQQAAFFQLWTAKEAYLKALGCGFSLPPEHVSLGIQGREVCVEQAAPHDTARWQGRLLSVQDGYQAALVVQAAAAPLTPELLDWTPDAQPPCPALPGRGQPAADQLAAD
- a CDS encoding DUF305 domain-containing protein, producing the protein MKAVRAVLAALVVVLGLAGWGLWISVRPPQEGSLAVRFARDMRLHHAQAVELSMHILERPVSAPVRLLAQDIAVTQEAQIGQMGGWLDIWGLPFSGRDAPMAGMNRVAMGMATEAQVRSLDTLSAKQAETEYLELMIQHHRGGVQMAQDGLKSGVPQVQTLARAIVQSQTAEISLIAGMLKQRGAAVPAGLPSSTTPAPGDPANMDSMPMNMK
- a CDS encoding DUF3105 domain-containing protein, with product MKRLLCLAIAAPLLLAACTKNSTDASGVQTFNYTGGVHQEGQITYKEHPPVGGPHNPRWQQCGIYDKPLYDQYAVHSMEHGAVWVTYKPGTSAADIAKLTAAVQGRSYILMSPYENQPAPIMASAWNAQLTLKSADDPALKDFLAKYEQGESAPERGAACDGPYATTTTQ